The Haliotis asinina isolate JCU_RB_2024 chromosome 3, JCU_Hal_asi_v2, whole genome shotgun sequence genome segment ACTCTAACGAATTTTCTAATTCTTTTGGATTATCTAATAATATGACAGTATTGTCAGCGGGTAGTAAAAGAAGAAGTTAAACAAATGTGTTCACATTATTATCATCGAATGTTGCTGTTTTCTAAATCATTTCAGTATAGTGCAAATAGCATGGGGAGATATAGTTTCTCCTTGTCGTACACTATCTTTAAAAGAACAGTCTGGAAGAGTTGGCCATTGTGTTCTGATTTAATACCTTGGACCGTCGATTTGATTTAACATGTTGCCATACATATTGTAATTAATGAGTTCCTTCAACAGAAATGGTCTGCAAACATTATCGAAATCATCCCTAAAATCCATGAAGGCACAAAATATTTATGCTTATTTTTTGGCAATACATCGGAAATAGTACGAAGTGTACATCTGTGATCAATTGTGGAAAAAAGTCCTTCCTGAACCCTGCATTGTTAAGCAGTAGTACCTTTCTGCCAAAGTGGTAACTCTGTTGTTGATAACAGGGGTAAAGAGTTTACTGATACAGTTAAGAACGTTTTAAGACATTTCATGCATGATCGTTgtcacattttgtaaatattggtTTTATGCTGCCCACTAGTACTAGCCGCTTATCGAGGAACACACCCGAATGTAGTACAAGATTAAAAAGGTTTCCATTCATGGGGACAAGTATTCAATTTGAAGATTCAATATATTCATTGTACCCATTGTCAGAACGACAGGCTTTGTCATTTTTAAGATCGCCAACTGCTTTTGACATATATTCTTGTGTAATGAGTATGATGCTTTCTTCATTGATGTCGTCGACAGCTTCATCATCTACAGCCTCGTCAGGATCGTCGTTAATCTCAGTGAAGAAAGCAAAAAGTCTGTTGAGAATAACTTGTTCatctgttgttgtttgttttcataaagaATTTATGACTTTCCAAAATTCTTTCGGTCAACTTCATTTCAAGTAATTGTTTACGAAACGCTTTATTTGAGTTTTGGGGACCAAATTCCAGcgcttttttttgttttttgtttgttttgttttgtttgtttttttgcaatattctttTTGTATCCAAACCAAACAGATTCTGAATGCATGTCTGTTTAAACTTTTGTTTCTAAACCAAATGGTTTAATAGCAGATTCCCATAATAATGCACACTTTATAGGTCGAACTATTAAAATCAGAGGTGGTACGTGTCTCATGAGAAAGACAGGCTGCTTATCTCGGATACTAGGCTTGGTTTGGCTTCGCAAATGTAATTGGTTACAGCGTTAGGTGCCTAAAGGGTTAGGGCATACTCAAACTTCAGATATCATTTTTGGACATTTTTTGCAATAAAATTAAGGAAAATGAAGGTATCCATTTTTCCTCACTGCTTTCGCCTGCAAATGTGAAGTAGAAATGGCTGACAATGTGTTGAGTAGTCATTGTGGAAAAACTTTTTTATGTAACGGCAGTTGACATCAAACCTTGTGACAAAGTTTCACCTTTTtaacaaaatgatttttttctacaaaaatggCCATTTCGTTACCCTAAAGTATTAAATAAACTAAAATAAATCTGTTATCATAAACATTTTGACTTATGTTTGCTTGGTTTTGGAGAATAACTTTACACATATAAGGCATGCTAATACTCTATCTAATATAGAGGCtataatattacatatatgCAAGACGTTACAGACGTGTGTGTATTATGTAAGTAACAGTTGAGCCATACCTTTTGAcccacacacacttacacacgcgcgcacacacacacatacacacgcgtacatacacacatacatacacatacacacacacacacacacacctacctacctacctacctacctacctacatacatacatacatacatacatacatacatacatacatacatacatacatacatacatacatacatacatacatacatacatacatacatcagttACCTGTATCTCTATACAGTGTATCACATACTGCCTGTAAAGTCTTGTTTATAGGTAATATTGTAGCCTCTATACAGTTAGGCTTCTCTTTGTATGTTTTCACCTTACTAACTTTATAGAGCAAAACGGGGTCATTTCAACCTGTTGATTTGAGCAGTATAAATATAGCAGTGGGTGTGACTCGGTGACTTTTAGTATACGATGACGGCTTGATGTCAATGAAAAACTGAATCGGTTGTTAGAGCAACCCAATACAAGGAAGTGTTGAGAAAAATAGCTATACAGACATATCATAATAATCAAGAAGAGTATTGTGAATGCACATtcatataatataataaatgTGTGCAGTTTAGTTGATGCTGATCTCACAGGCAAACTTTAGCGTAAATGGGCTGCGTAAATGGGTTGCGTAAATGCGTTCTTACATgagagcgaagcgagcaaaggttggcaacgtacttcgcTTCCATTcgaacaatatttttcatgtcaaaataagatATTGCCATAATCAAAGGTATACAGTCACCCATTTCTCTACTTGGTTGTGCTATCATATTTCAAACCCCATGTGGAACACTTACTCACGTGAAaactattttattcaacattttaagcgcaactcgtatatcagaccgttcttcgcctccagtcccccttccagcttccgctTCGACTGAGTAAAGGAACAAGAggatattattccatatggaatggTACAATTAGTCAAAatggtattttttaaaatttctgcttattcctgttccttcactcctttCAACCGGACGCTGGCAgtggtaatggaggcgaagaacggtctgatataccacgagttgcgcttaaaatgttgaataacataattttcacgtgagtaattgttccaCATGGGGCTTGAAATATGAGAACACAAACAAGTAGAGAAAttggtgtatacctttgattatggcaatattttattttgacatgaaaaatttTGTTCGAAtggaagcgaggaaagtacgttgtcTGTTAAATTGTGTTTCTCATTATAGATGCTCACCCTTTTGTCACACTGACTTGGACTTGTCTGACAAACAAGCCACGATCCTTCTTTCAAGTCCACCTTCGCGCAGGATCGAAAACCATGAATGCGGACATTATCTTTGGCTTAATTGAGAACAATTACAAGCGGCTGCGGGAACTAACAGAAAAGATTCACTCAATCTACCGAGCAAGAGTAACATACGTACAGGATAACCCGTTTGGCTTTGGGCTAGCTCATGAGAGTACTGTAAACTTGGATGAAATTGGGAGTGTGATTGAAGACTTGGAACGAGATGTCCAAATTGTCTTGTCTGCATGTGCCAACAGAGACATTTCACTGGAACTAAGTTTGGACCTCAGTGATTCATCTGAGCCAACTTATGATGAATGCAATACTGAGGCAGACAGTACTCCAGTCTCTACACAGCCAACGAACCAAACCCGTTCTGGTGGTGACTCTGTTCTGGCAAACACTGCTGACAACGTTGATGAAATTGGGTATGTTGTGTACTTGTTGCCACGGCTTGTGAAACACATAAACGCGTTATGCCCATTTATCTGTTATACTACTAGGTTGATCACGCACGATGTTCAATGTCAGCATATAAACCCATTGGTTATTTCACCCGTTAACATTTGATGTTTAAGGTGTGCGAATGAAGCTGGAAACCGGAGTACAGTGGTCGATTCAATGGACGACAGTGGTAACACTTGACATGTTAAAATTACATTTCTAATTCACGACATAGATTTGAATATGAATTTAAATTTACGTATGAGCTACATTAAATGCAAACTTGGGTCGTCCCTATTCAAGGTTTAACCTGCCAACATCTTCAGTGAAAGATGCAAATACGATGTCACTAAACCCGTCATGCTTATACATCTATGCGTATTGCAGACATTGAAACAGAGAGGAAGTTTGAGGATATTGAGGAAAATGTGGAGGCCCAAAGAAGCGTCATTGAGGCGAAGTTTGAAGAACAGCGGGCCCAGAACGAGGAGATTAACACCACGCTGAAAATGCTCATGTCCTTTGTACAGCAGAAAATAAGCAGAAATCAGCCCCAGAAAGGTGCCGCTGAGTCCCCACATCCGTCTGGGTCGAATGATTTAGGCACCGAAAGCGACACACACCAGGCATCTGTCTCAAAGGAAGGTCAATCTGACATTGGTGGAAGAGAGAAGGACATTGTCATTATGACTGAAATGAATTCTGTATCTTCAACGAAGGAAACCGAGTTTGATACGCTGGAACAGTCGGTCCAAAATCAGAAACAAGATAATACTGACCAAAAAAGCATTACctatcaacatgtggaacatGAAAACCAACAGAATATGGAAAACCCGTCAGGTGATATTCCTTTGAAACTGGATGAGAAACTGTCGGAGGATAGATTTGGACATCCTTTGTCGAATGTAGAAATATCAGAGGTGCCACGTCAGGAAGGTCCATGGAATCCCGACGACCGTGTATATGATGTCCTTTTCAACAGAGTATCACCCCTGGCGAATTCCGGGAAACAGGAGAAACATCCGTCTGATACTGATGCAAAACGGTGAGATCTTGGGTAGTTTATATGGTAATGATATTAATTAATATGATGATTATAATGATGAATGCATCTGTAGATCTAGTAATAACATGCTTTTGGTTGCATTAGTATACTAACCAATACAACAATGATATAATTTGTTGTTATATATTCAACGTAGGTTTCTCAATCATTTACATGGATCTAGAGTCTAGAAATTTTGCCCCAGACAAGAGATGCCCGAGTCAAGCCAAAGCGCAGCAGGTGGTTACAGACTTGACCCAAAGTTAATAGCTGTGGCACAAGGCAGCGCCCTCATACCAACTCACGACAATAAAGCTAGTGCTTCACGGTAGGTTAATTCCTCTATTACATGGAATATATTGCCAGTTATGCTATCAGAGACAAATAATGAAACAGCTAAGCttgtttatttgatttacattcttttattacagaaacagcaggccacaaccacagccacagcACCGTCCATCTCAGGTTCCAGGACCTCAAAGACGTAAGAAAATTTCATGTATCTTCCGCCTGTTATGGCTAATAGTTGACAAACAGACGCATTTAAGGTAACACAATATTGCTTTGTTAATTACAGGAAGAGCACAAGACCTCTTGAAGATATTTGGAATAGGCGGCTCATCCCCAGAAGTACAACGACTGATACAAACAGTTGAGCTGGCAATGGTCGACGGTATGGCCATGTACACGAATATTCACATACAGTAATATTGCTAATGCCAACTTTCATTAGTATATATGAGAGGTCGTCATGCTTCACATCCCCATAAATTGTATTGTTCTGGTAAATCCAAGTGAAAATGTGTCAACAAATCAAAAAACTGTGTTTAGTGTCATCAAGCTGCTGCCGATATTTGGTCTTTCTTGTCACTTTTGGATTCAAAGGTAAATATAATATTTCTGTACATACTTATATCGTTATGTTTACAGAGCAAGGGCGTGTAATTCCTATTGCATAAACTTTCCCTTGTATATTCCCACAGAGATCCCGATGCCTCCAAAGGCCAAAGCCCTCGACACGATCCTTTGTCTGGACACTTCAAGCAGTATGGGGCAGAAAGGACTTAAAGAAATGAAGGACATTGCTTTTGCATTTATTGACGGTATGTGGACTCAGTGTCGGTGCGATACATACGTGTGACTACCTAACAGAACTGCGAGTTCAAATGGTAACTAAATACCATGTATTGTTTCAGCCTTGGATGATATTGCGGTGAAGCACAACATCGAAGAGAATATTGCTGTTGTGACATTCGGAGGACGTTCAAAAATCGAACACCATTTGAGCAATGACTATACCAGTATCAGAGACAAAATTGGTAAGATATACACGATATACGTTGAAATCATTACTGAGTGCTAACAGGAACAACTGTTAAATGTCTGTTAGAATTGTCGTACACCAACAAAGTAGAGATGCCTTCAAATATTTCTGTCCTAGATAAACTTCAACTTGGCGGTCGATCACCACTATTTGAAGCACTTATGGTCTGCCTCTGTGCCATCAATGGACGAGGTAAGTATGTTTAAAAATACTTACATGATTTGTATACACTGTGTTTGTGTATATCTAAAGTGTCACAGTCATctgattgatgtatgtgtgttaagGCACGGTAAGTCTAAACCTCGCCTAATTGTGCGTAGATCATCTGATCAGCTAGTGTCCAAATCATCAGGTTAGTGTGTAGGTGTGATGCTATTACCCGACTAGTTTATAGATGTAATACTTTCACGTGCCTAGTATATAGATGTAGACATTCTGTCATCGGATACGATCTGGTGTTGCACAACAAACAGGACAATGTATCGCTGAGGCTCTGATTTTCAGCGTATGCGGTGGACCTCTTTGGCATCCGCCGACTGCAGCCCCGGGTCATCATAATCACAGACGGGAAGGCCTCCGATGAATCTGAGGATGGAACAGGTGATGTGTACAAGGTTGATAACAAGGTAAGGGAGTCCGTATAGCTGTGTCAGCATTTTCGTTTCACCGAGAGTTCATTTgttgacatgagtgagtgagtgtgtttagttttacgccgcactcaacgttattccagctatatggcggcggtctgtaaataatcgagtctggaccagacaacccagtgatcaacaagatgagcatcgatctgcgcaattgggaaccgatgacatggtcaaccaagtcagcgagtctggccacccgatcccgttagtcgcctcttacgacaagcatggtcgccgtgttatggcatgcatgggttgctgaaggcctattctaccccgggaccttcacaggtctgttaATATATTTGCATAAGAAATCATAAACACATGGCTATAAGTAATCACGCTTTCCACAACAACCCTTTTATAATGTCAAGTACTACTGGTAGAATAACTGTATAATTTCTCTGAGATCTTATTTTCCGAGATAAAGCTGATAATAGTTGATAATCTCTTTTTAAGGCCAAGCTGCTCATCATTCAGTTGATGCAAGAATTTGCGGCCaagaacaatgaaacaatgtttCCTAGACCTTGGGTGTGGATTCCGGCAGGAAATGCCGACATGGTAcgtgtcttgtcttgtcttgtcaagTCTAGTCAGCAATGATCTTTGGCATTGACTTCATAGTCACATAGGTGATTTTCAGAGgtcataaaacatatttgatatGTATTATTAACTTGTTTATAAATTCCATCCCACATATGCCGGGTAACAGTTGTAATGATCATATTGGTACCCGGAGAGGTCAGGTTTCATCGTgtatatgatgacgtcatttcagTCATTCCTAAAGTCGCTGGCAGATATGGGAAAGGGACATTACATGGTGGGCGGTCTCTCAGTTATACCGAAACTGAGTCAGTACCAGAGAACACAGGTAACAGGATCTGCAGTTCCATTTTCCTCGGACTTTGACAGAAGGTTACGAAATAGACTTTTCTCATGTTTACTCATACCCGATTTAAGCATATTTTTCTCACAAAGGCGAAAGGTATTGGGAACATGTTATCCAACTTGTAATATCCACTAACTGATATTCCATGCATGCTTTTTGTCAATCTTATTTATTCTAGGAGTTTATAGAGAAAATCTAGGAAGGTCAAAGAGAGAGGAGTGGGAGGGACACAACTGATGTCATTACTGAAACCGTTTTGATTGATACATACAAGTCTGGACACGtctgaaaacatgttcattctGTTGAATAGTCTTGCTCGTACTCATGGTGTTAAGGAATGATACATTTGCTCAGCAATATCCCCAGATATATTACTGCATCTGAAAAGGTACAATTGGAACTGACCAATGGTTCCTACATAGAATATGTCTACGTTTATGCAAACCGTTCACCTACACAATTATCATCGAAATAAATACACACTACTGTTTGTATGATAAAATGCTTGCATCTGTATCAGTTTGTTTGATCGTTCAGATAACTGTGAGCAAGGTGCTGGTATATCTCCAAAGACATCTTCTTCCTGAGTCAGGAGACATTCGTCAGGACATTGAGGCCATCATGGGGCTACTTTTTGGGGGCATGGCAGAGGAGTACAAGGTATGTTAGGCTCTCACATGCAGCCCGATGGTCCTGTTCCCGATTGAATGGCATTCGGAAAAGCTTAAACAGCCTTTAAGTTTAGTGTCAGATACAAGTGAGGTCCGACAACTGCTGGAATAATGTAAAGTGGGGTAGCCATGAGGGTACAACGtacactcgtcacgccgaagtccccaTATGGGCATagtttgtgaaacccatttctggtgtccctcgccatgatattgctggaatacacaCTCTTGTATGATGCACTCACTGAATGAACGTTTGTTCCGTAACTACTTTGTAGACCGAGGTTATTGAGAGTGTCATGGCTAAGCTTGAAGGGAAAGAAGGAAATGGGAATGAAGACCAGGGCGCTGATGGGTTTGACGATATAGTTGAAGTGGATAGCCTTCCCCCCTTAGGGACTAGGGTGACCAGGGGTCCGGACTGGAACTGGGGGAACCAAGACACAGAAGGCCCAGGCACAATCATCAACCATCATGAAGGGGAAGGACCATTTGGAGGGAGTAACCATAATTTTCATTTGTGTTGCTTTCGAAAGTGTAAATGAATAATATTGACAAAACCGATAACGTAAACTCGTCGGCATGATATGGTAGTTTAGCATTGTGTTATGAGGAGGATGAGGATATGGCTTGCTACGACCTCCAAAACGTCTACTTTGCACTTTCTACAGCTGTCTCCTATCAGTGCCTCTACGTTGTTACTGAAAGTATTAATTAGACTGCTGGTGttgtattgaaaatatgtactgTCGTCAACTTGAaacttgtttgtttattcaaTATACAATTGAAAATCATAAACTTGATTGTGTTCTATTTTGCTGGTTTAAAGGGAACTCACAAGTGTTTTATCTCAGTAATTTCTAAACCGTAACTTTGTATTTACAACAGGTACattaattcatgaaaaataattcCAATCTGCCCATGTCACGGCCAGAGTGATACATGGTATTCAACCCTCAGACGcattttgtaaaacattttgTGATGTCTCTGTTTAGATTTACTGTATGTCCAGTGGGACAATGGGACTTGTGTCGAGTATATGTATGGTTTAGATGGTCGATACGAAGTATGGCCAGCCCCTGATCAGCCCAGACTAACCGCATCGGACATGCTTATTGATGTGGGGTGTGAGGTCACAAGAGGTCAGTCTGTAAAGTGTTAACAtcacataagtatatatttccaCATGAAACAATGGTGTGAAAAAGCTTCGTATAATACTTAAGTAAACGGACAATTATGACACACCTTAAAATTGCTTTGTTATTATTGGCACTGACACATGAGCTGTTTGTGTATTTTAAATGACTGTTTTTATTGTCCTAGTGTCGCTATGAAATATTGAAACTAATCACTCTTTCTGCAGGGCCTGATTGGAAGGACGACTGCGGCTGCCAGGATGGAGGACCTGGATGTGTTGGTGTCGTCATCAGAAAGAATGACCAAGGGATGGTAAAGGTAAGATGAAATGGCTACGGAATCTCTGTCAGAGCGACTTCCTCTCTCGGTAGATTAAAACCA includes the following:
- the LOC137278924 gene encoding uncharacterized protein, with product MESSDEEFIIDIPPEPSANSSNDRKHEHGDTDDSKGNQKMGRLIFRETVGTDVKMITENCDVVDINTDQDALNMLTAGDKITDAHPFVTLTWTCLTNKPRSFFQVHLRAGSKTMNADIIFGLIENNYKRLRELTEKIHSIYRARVTYVQDNPFGFGLAHESTVNLDEIGSVIEDLERDVQIVLSACANRDISLELSLDLSDSSEPTYDECNTEADSTPVSTQPTNQTRSGGDSVLANTADNVDEIGCANEAGNRSTVVDSMDDSDIETERKFEDIEENVEAQRSVIEAKFEEQRAQNEEINTTLKMLMSFVQQKISRNQPQKGAAESPHPSGSNDLGTESDTHQASVSKEGQSDIGGREKDIVIMTEMNSVSSTKETEFDTLEQSVQNQKQDNTDQKSITYQHVEHENQQNMENPSGDIPLKLDEKLSEDRFGHPLSNVEISEVPRQEGPWNPDDRVYDVLFNRVSPLANSGKQEKHPSDTDAKRQEMPESSQSAAGGYRLDPKLIAVAQGSALIPTHDNKASASRNSRPQPQPQHRPSQVPGPQRRRAQDLLKIFGIGGSSPEVQRLIQTVELAMVDEIPMPPKAKALDTILCLDTSSSMGQKGLKEMKDIAFAFIDALDDIAVKHNIEENIAVVTFGGRSKIEHHLSNDYTSIRDKIDKLQLGGRSPLFEALMVCLCAINGRAYAVDLFGIRRLQPRVIIITDGKASDESEDGTGDVYKVDNKAKLLIIQLMQEFAAKNNETMFPRPWVWIPAGNADMSFLKSLADMGKGHYMVGGLSVIPKLSQYQRTQITVSKVLVYLQRHLLPESGDIRQDIEAIMGLLFGGMAEEYKTEVIESVMAKLEGKEGNGNEDQGADGFDDIVEVDSLPPLGTRVTRGPDWNWGNQDTEGPGTIINHHEGEGPFGGNLLYVQWDNGTCVEYMYGLDGRYEVWPAPDQPRLTASDMLIDVGCEVTRGPDWKDDCGCQDGGPGCVGVVIRKNDQGMVKVRWKQTCYIGAYRYGADGKLDLSLRDPGDILTELTRSYQRKLPTNIEEDTQVKVQQKGMWVWYWKDEIQQWQKYTEDQQKRLENQYQKRPNGSCLIQRRGQSYRVLFKDMVEEDLSNESRRQVKRTCADEK